The following are from one region of the Acomys russatus chromosome 32, mAcoRus1.1, whole genome shotgun sequence genome:
- the Rnf123 gene encoding E3 ubiquitin-protein ligase RNF123 — MASKGAGMPFSRKSYRLASDAEKSRVTGIVQEKLLNDYLCRVFSSPDHGPPAATSRKPLNFHNLPEHVEQLLQVGSEDESQGQVEGRLGPSTVVLDHTGGFEGLLLVDDDLLGVIGHSNFGTIRSTTCVYKGKWVYEVLISSQGLMQIGWCTINCRFNQEEGVGDTHNSYAYDGNRVRKWNVTTTNYGKAWAAGDIVSCLIDLDEGTLSFCLNGVSLGTAFENLSRGLGMAYFPAISLSFKESVAFNFGSRPLRYPVAGFRPLQDPPFADLVRAQRLLGCFQMVLSVELDPVEGRLVERENSEGQLQGQPTVLLTLAHIFHHFAPLLRKVYVVEAVLVSFLLGVMEKGTPEQAQSAVHQILDLLWLFMEDYEVQDCLKQLMMSLLRLYRFSPIVPDLGLQIHYLRLTMAILRHEKSRKFLLSNVLFDMLRSVVFFYIKSPLRVEEAGLQELIPTTWWPHRSSREGRDSKEVKEETTEERQRRRAYERGCQRLKKRIEVVEELQVQILKLLLDNKDDNGVSDPRFPCGGLSGRYAVLGSEPQKAGAHLCSMVGLIVRCRVLSSATTLFSHSSKGEASRYIFLTKFRKFLQENASGRGNMPMLCPPEYMVCFLHRLVSALRFYWDEYKASNPRASFSEEAYIPPQIFYNGKVDYSDLQRLGGLLSHLRKTLKDDLASKANIVIDPLELQAATMDDLDEDEEPAPTAIQRPMQALAMGGALPLPRPGWLSSPTLGRANRFLSTAAVSLMTPRRPLSTTEKVKVRSLNVEQRTREDIEGSPWNEGLLLGRPPEEPEQPLTENSLLEVLDGTVMMYNLSVHQQLGKMVGVSDDVNEYAMALRATEDKLRRCPKRRKDILAELTKSQKVFSEKLDHLSRRLAWVHATVYSQEKMLDIYWLLRVCLRTIEHGDRTGSLFAFMPEFYLSVAINSYSALKNYFGPVHSMEELPGYEETLTRLAAILAKHFADPRIVGTDIRDTLMQALASYVCYPHSLRAVERIPEEQRIAMVKNLLAPYEQRPWAQTNWILVRLWRGCGFGYRYTRLPHLLKTKPEDANLPSLQKPCPSTLLQKHMADLLRQGPDVAPSFLNSVLNQLNWAFSEFIGMIQEIQQAAERLERNFVDSRQLKVCATCFDLSVSLLRVLEMTITLVPEIFLDWSRPTSEMLLRRLAQLLNQVLNRVTAERNLFDRVVTLRLPGLESVDHYPILVAVTGILVRLLVHGPASETEQATSVLLADPCFQLRSICYLLGQPEALAPGTALPAPDRKRFSLQSYADYISAEELAQVERMLAHLTAASAQAAAASLPTSEEDLCPICYAHPISAVFQPCGHKSCKACINQHLMNNKDCFFCKATIASVEDWDKAASTSATSSAA, encoded by the exons ATGGCATCCAAGGGGGCTGGCATGCCTTTCTCCCGAAAGAGCtataggctggcctcagatgctGAGAAGTCCAGGGTCACAG GCATTGTGCAGGAGAAACTACTGAATGACTACCTGTGCCGTGTCTTTTCCTCTCCTGATCACGGGCCCCCTGCAGCCACCAGCAG GAAACCCCTGAACTTCCACAACCTGCCAGAGCATGTGGAGCAGCTGCTACAGGTCGGCAGTGAAGATGAGAGCCAGG GACAAGTTGAAGGGCGGCTTGGCCCGTCCACTGTGGTCCTAGACCACACAGGAGGCTTTGAGGGGCTTCTCCTTGTGGATGACGATCTCCTGGGG GTGATTGGACACAGCAACTTTGGCACTATCCGCTCTACCACGTGTGTGTACAAAG GGAAGTGGGTCTACGAGGTGCTCATCTCctcccagggcctcatgcagaTTGGCTGGTGCACCATCAACTGCCGCTTTAATCAGGAG GAAGGGGTTGGAGATACACATAACTCCTATGCCTATGACGGGAACCGGGTGCGCAAATGGAACGTGACCACAACAAATTATGGCAAG GCATGGGCGGCGGGGGACATCGTGAGCTGCCTGATTGATCTGGACGAGGGTACTCTGTCCTTTTGCCT GAACGGCGTGTCCCTGGGCACTGCCTTTGAGAACCTTTCCAGGGGCCTTGGgatggcctacttcccagccatcaGCCTGTCGTTCAAGGAGTCTGTGGCGTTCAACTTTGGCAGCCGCCCCTTGCG CTACCCAGTTGCGGGCTTCCGGCCCCTGCAGGACCCTCCATTTGCTGACCTGGTACGGGCTCAGAGGTTGCTGGGATGCTTCCAGATGGTGCTAAGTGTGGAGCTGGACCCTGTG gaaGGACGGCTGGTAGAAAGGGAGAACTCGGAGGGGCAGCTGCAGGGGCAGCCCACTGTCCTCCTTACACTGGCGCACATCTTCCATCACTTCGCACCACTCCTG CGCAAGGTCTACGTGGTAGAGGCTGTGCTCGTGAGCTTCCTCCTGGGCGTGATGGAGAAGGGCACGCCTGAGCAGGCGCAGTCTGCGGTACACCAGATCTTGGACCTCCTGTGGCTCTTCATGGAG GACTATGAGGTACAGGATTGCCTCAAGCAGTTGATGATGTCTCTGCTACGTCTCTACCGATTCTCGCCCATTGTCCCAGACCTGGGTCTACAG ATCCACTACCTGCGCCTCACTATGGCCATCCTGAGACACGAGAAGTCCCGCAAGTTTCTGCTAAGCAACGTTCT TTTCGACATGCTCCGCTCCGTGGTCTTCTTTTATATTAAGAGTCCCCTGCGTGTGGAGGAGGCTGGCCTGCAGGAACTCATTCCCACCACCTGGTGGCCCCATCGTTCCAGCAGGGAG GGCAGAGACAGTAAAGAGGTAAAAGAGGAGACCACAGAAGAGCGGCAGCGGAGGCGAGCTTATGAGCGTGGCTGCCAGAGACTCAAGAAACGCATTGAAG TGGTGGAAGAGCTACAGGTCCAGATCCTGAAGCTACTGTTGGACAATAAAGACGACAACGGGGTGAGTGACCCAAGGTTCCCGTGTGGAGGCCTGTCTGGGAGGTATGCTGTTTTGGGCTCTGAGCCCCAGAAAGCAGGGGCCCATCTATGTTCCATGGTAGGGCTCATTGTAAGGTGCAGAGTTCTCAGCTCAGCAACAACCTTGTTTTCCCATTCCTCAAAGGGCGAAGCCTCTAGGTACATCTTTCTGACAAAATTCCGAAAGTTTCTGCAGGAGAATGCCAGCGGCCGAGGG AACATGCCAATGCTCTGCCCCCCTGAGTACATGGTCTGCTTCCTCCACCGGCTGGTGTCTGCCTTGCGCTTCTACTGGGATGAATACAAAGCTTCCAACCCCCGCGCTTCCTTCAGTGAGG AGGCTTATATCCCACCCCAGATCTTCTATAATGGCAAGGTGGACTACTCTGACCTTCAGCGCCTTGGGGGCCTCCTCTCACACCTTCGAAAGACCCTGAAAG ATGACCTTGCTTCCAAAGCCAATATTGTGATTGATCCCCTGGAGCTCCAGGCAGCCACCATGGATGACCTGGATGAGGATGAAGAGCCGGCCCCCACAGCGAtccag CGTCCCATGCAAGCCCTGGCCATGGGCGGGGCACTGCCCCTGCCTCGGCCTGGCTGGCTCAGTTCTCCAACCCTGGGCCGAGCCAACCGCTTCCTCAGCACAGCAGCGGTGAGCCTCATGACCCCACGGCGGCCTCTGAGCACCACGGAGAAAGTGAAGGTCCGCTCGCTGAACGTGGAACAGAGGACTCGTGAGGACA TTGAGGGCAGCCCCTGGAATGAGGGCCTGCTGTTGGGGAGGCCCCCTGAAGAACCTGAGCAGCCCCTCACCGAGAACTCGCTGTTGGAAGTCCTGGATGGCACAGTCATGATGTATAACCTCAGCGTCCACCAGCAGCTGGGCAAG ATGGTGGGAGTGTCTGATGATGTCAACGAGTATGCGATGGCCCTGAGAGCCACAGAGGACAAACTCCGCCGCTGCCCCAAGAGG AGGAAGGATATCCTTGCAGAGTTGACCAAGAGCCAGAAAGTTTTCTCAGAAAAGCTGGACCACCTGAGCCGAAGGCTTGCCTGGGTCCATGCCACCGTCTACTCACAG GAGAAGATGCTGGATATCTACTGGTTGTTGCGTGTCTGCCTACGGACCATCGAGCATGGGGATCGTACAGGATCTCTCTTTGCCTTCATGCCCGAGTTCTACCTGAGTGTGGCCATCAACAGTTACAGTGCTCTCAAGAATTACTTTGGCCCTGTGCACAGCATGGAGGAGCTCCCAG GCTATGAAGAGACCCTAACCCGCTTGGCTGCCATCCTTGCCAAACACTTTGCTGACCCCCGCATCGTAGGCACTG ACATTCGAGACACACTGATGCAGGCCCTGGCTAGCTATGTGTGCTACCCACACTCGCTACGGGCTGTGGAACGGATCCCTGAGGAGCA GCGTATTGCCATGGTGAAGAACCTTTTGGCACCCTATGAGCAACGGCCCTGGGCCCAGACCAACTGGATCCTGGTGCGGCTTTGGAGG GGCTGTGGGTTTGGGTACCGCTATACACGGCTGCCACATCtgctgaaaaccaaaccagaaGATGCCAATTTGCCCAGCCTCCAAA AGCCCTGCCCTTCCACCCTGCTGCAGAAGCACATGGCCGACCTACTGCGACAAGGTCCTGATGTAGCACCTAGCTTCCTCAACAGTGTCCTTAACCAGCTCAACTGGGCCTTCTCTGAATTCATCGGAATGATCCAGGAG ATTCAACAGGCTGCTGAACGCCTAGAGCGAAACTTTGTGGACAGCCGGCAGCTCAAGGTCTGTGCCACCTGCTTTGACCTGTCAGTCAGCTTGTTGCGTGTCTTGGAAATGACCATCACACTGGTGCCTGAGATATTCCTTGACTGGTCCCGCCCTACCTCTGAGATGCTGCTTCGGCGTCTTGCACAG CTGCTGAACCAGGTGCTGAACCGGGTGACAGCTGAGAGGAACCTGTTTGACCGTGTGGTCACCCTACGGCTACCTG GCTTGGAGAGTGTGGACCATTACCCTATCCTGGTGGCAGTGACTGGCATCCTGGTGCGCCTCTTGGTGCATGGTCCAGCCTCAGA GACAGAGCAAGCCACCTCCGTGCTCCTGGCTGATCCCTGCTTCCAGCTGCGTTCCATATGCTATCTCCTGGGGCAGCCAGAGGCCCTAGCACCTGGCACGGCCTTGCCTGCCCCTGACCGGAAGCGCTTCTCTCTACAGAGCT ATGCAGACTACATCAGTGCTGAGGAGCTGGCCCAGGTGGAACGGATGCTTGCACACCTGACCGCTGCATCTGCCCAGGCAGCAGCTGCTTCCCTG CCCACCAGCGAAGAGGACCTCTGCCCAATCTGCTATGCCCACCCCATCTCTGCTGTGTTCCAGCCTTGTGGCCACAAATCTTGCAA AGCCTGCATCAACCAGCACCTGATGAACAACAAGGACTGCTTCTTCTGCAAAGCCACCATTGCATCTGTAGAGGACTGGGACAAGGCGGCCAGCACAAGTGCCACCTCCTCAGCTGCCTAG
- the Gmppb gene encoding mannose-1-phosphate guanyltransferase beta isoform X2 yields the protein MSQMLEKEMKAQEQKLGIRISMSHEEEPLGTAGPLALARDLLSETADPFFVLNSDVICDFPFQAMVQFHRHHGQEGTILVTKVEEPSKYGVVVCEADTGRIHRFVEKPQVFVSNKINAGMYILSPAVLQRIQLKPTSIEKEIFPVMAKEGQLYAMELQGFWMDIGQPKDFLTGMCLFLQSLRQKHPERLYSGPGIVGNVLVDPSARIGQNCSIGPNVSLGPGVVVEDGVCIRRCTVLRDAHIRSHSWLESCIVGWRCRVGQWVRMENVTVLGEDVIVNDELYLNGASVLPHKSIGESVPEPRIIM from the exons ATGTCACAGATGttggagaaggaaatgaaggCGCAGGAGCAAAAG CTTGGAATCAGAATCTCCATGTCTCATGAAGAGGAGCCTTTAGGGACAG CTGGGCCTCTAGCATTGGCCCGAGACCTACTCTCTGAGACTGCAGACCCTTTCTTCGTTCTCAATAGTGATGTGATCTGTGATTTCCCCTTCCAAGCCATGGTGCAGTTCCATCGACACCATGGCCAAGAGGGCACCATCTTG GTAACCAAGGTGGAGGAGCCTTCTAAgtatggtgtggtggtgtgtgaggCTGACACAGGCCGCATTCACCGTTTTGTTGAGAAGCCGCAGGTATTTGTGTCCAATAAGATCAACGCAGGCATGTACATCCTGAGCCCTGCTGTGCTGCAGCGCATCCAG CTGAAGCCTACATCCATTGAGAAGGAGATCTTCCCAGTTATGGCCAAGGAGGGGCAGCTATATGCCATGGAGCTGCAGG GCTTCTGGATGGACATTGGACAGCCCAAGGATTTCCTCACTGGCATGTGCCTCTTCCTGCAGTCACTGAGACAGAAGCATCCAGAGAGACTATACTCAGGCCCTGGCATTGTGGGGAATGTACTTGTG GACCCAAGTGCCCGTATTGGTCAGAACTGCAGCATTGGCCCCAATGTAAGTCTTGGtcctggtgtggtggtggaggATGGCGTGTGCATCCGGCGGTGCACAGTGCTTCGGGATGCGCACATCCGCTCCCATTCCTGGCTGGAGTCATGTATTGTGGGCTGGCGCTGCCGTGTGGGCCAGTGG GTGCGCATGGAGAACGTAACTGTGCTGGGTGAGGATGTCATAGTCAATGATGAGCTTTACCTCAACGGAGCCAGCGTGCTGCCTCACAAGTCTATTGGGGAGTCTGTGCCAGAGCCTCGAATTATCATGTGA
- the Gmppb gene encoding mannose-1-phosphate guanyltransferase beta isoform X1 has protein sequence MKALILVGGYGTRLRPLTLSTPKPLVDFCNKPILLHQVEALAAAGVDHVILAVSYMSQMLEKEMKAQEQKLGIRISMSHEEEPLGTAGPLALARDLLSETADPFFVLNSDVICDFPFQAMVQFHRHHGQEGTILVTKVEEPSKYGVVVCEADTGRIHRFVEKPQVFVSNKINAGMYILSPAVLQRIQLKPTSIEKEIFPVMAKEGQLYAMELQGFWMDIGQPKDFLTGMCLFLQSLRQKHPERLYSGPGIVGNVLVDPSARIGQNCSIGPNVSLGPGVVVEDGVCIRRCTVLRDAHIRSHSWLESCIVGWRCRVGQWVRMENVTVLGEDVIVNDELYLNGASVLPHKSIGESVPEPRIIM, from the exons ATGAAGGCACTGATCTTGGTGGGTGGTTACGGGACACGGTTGCGACCGCTGACGCTGAGCACCCCGAAGCCATTGGTTGACTTCTGCAATAAGCCCATCTTGCTGCATCAAGTGGAGGCGCTTGCTGCG GCAGGTGTGGACCATGTGATCCTGGCCGTGAGCTACATGTCACAGATGttggagaaggaaatgaaggCGCAGGAGCAAAAG CTTGGAATCAGAATCTCCATGTCTCATGAAGAGGAGCCTTTAGGGACAG CTGGGCCTCTAGCATTGGCCCGAGACCTACTCTCTGAGACTGCAGACCCTTTCTTCGTTCTCAATAGTGATGTGATCTGTGATTTCCCCTTCCAAGCCATGGTGCAGTTCCATCGACACCATGGCCAAGAGGGCACCATCTTG GTAACCAAGGTGGAGGAGCCTTCTAAgtatggtgtggtggtgtgtgaggCTGACACAGGCCGCATTCACCGTTTTGTTGAGAAGCCGCAGGTATTTGTGTCCAATAAGATCAACGCAGGCATGTACATCCTGAGCCCTGCTGTGCTGCAGCGCATCCAG CTGAAGCCTACATCCATTGAGAAGGAGATCTTCCCAGTTATGGCCAAGGAGGGGCAGCTATATGCCATGGAGCTGCAGG GCTTCTGGATGGACATTGGACAGCCCAAGGATTTCCTCACTGGCATGTGCCTCTTCCTGCAGTCACTGAGACAGAAGCATCCAGAGAGACTATACTCAGGCCCTGGCATTGTGGGGAATGTACTTGTG GACCCAAGTGCCCGTATTGGTCAGAACTGCAGCATTGGCCCCAATGTAAGTCTTGGtcctggtgtggtggtggaggATGGCGTGTGCATCCGGCGGTGCACAGTGCTTCGGGATGCGCACATCCGCTCCCATTCCTGGCTGGAGTCATGTATTGTGGGCTGGCGCTGCCGTGTGGGCCAGTGG GTGCGCATGGAGAACGTAACTGTGCTGGGTGAGGATGTCATAGTCAATGATGAGCTTTACCTCAACGGAGCCAGCGTGCTGCCTCACAAGTCTATTGGGGAGTCTGTGCCAGAGCCTCGAATTATCATGTGA
- the Amigo3 gene encoding amphoterin-induced protein 3, with translation MAWLVLPGILLCMLGAGSGTSDLGDALRPAPHNCPNTCICAADVLSCAGHGLQDLPVALPVTAAELDLSHNALRRLHRGWLAPLSRLRALNLGYNKLDMLGRGVFTNASGLRILDLSSNMLKNLHTHDLDGLEELERLLLFNNSLVHLDLDAFQGLRMLSHLYLGRNDLSSFSFNHLHGLRTTHLRTLDLSSNWLKHVSITELAALPAFLKNGLYLHDNPLPCNCHLYHLLRRWRQRGLSALCDFAREYTCLVFEVSESRVRFFEHSRVFENCSAAAARDLELPEEQLHAQAGQSLRLFCNTSVPAARVAWVSPKNELLVAPGSRDGSIAVLADGSLAIGRVQEQHAGIFVCLATGPRLHHNQTLEYNVSVHKPRLEPEAFNTGFTTLLGCIVGLVLVVLYLFAPPCRGCCHCCRPACRNHCWPRASSPLQELSAQSSVLSTTPPDAPSRKASVHKHVVFLEPGKKGLNGRVQLAVAEDFDLCSPLGLQLKAGSESASSTGSEGLVMT, from the coding sequence ATGGCCTGGCTGGTACTGCCAGGCATACTACTGTGCATGTTGGGTGCCGGATCGGGCACTTCAGATTTGGGGGACGCTCTGCGTCCTGCTCCCCACAACTGCCCCAATACATGCATCTGTGCTGCTGATGTATTGAGCTGTGCCGGCCATGGGTTACAGGACTTGCCGGTCGCATTACCGGTCACTGCTGCAGAACTCGACTTGAGCCATAATGCACTCAGACGTCTGCACCGGGGCTGGTTAGCGCCCCTCTCCCGGCTGCGTGCCTTGAACCTAGGCTACAATAAATTGGATATGCTGGGCCGTGGTGTGTTCACCAATGCCAGTGGCCTGAGAATCCTTGATCTATCATCTAATATGTTGAAGAATCTCCATACTCATGACCTGGATggcctggaggagctggagaggttgCTTCTGTTCAATAACAGCCTGGTGCACTTGGACCTGGATGCCTTCCAGGGCCTGCGCATGCTTAGCCATCTCTATCTCGGCCGCAATgacctctcctctttttctttcaaccACCTGCATGGGCTGAGGACAACCCACCTGCGCACTCTAGACCTCTCCTCCAACTGGCTGAAACACGTCTCCATCACTGAGTTGGCTGCACTGCCAGCTTTCCTCAAGAATGGGCTCTACTTGCATGACAACCCACTGCCCTGTAACTGCCACCTTTACCACCTGCTCCGGCGCTGGCGCCAGCGGGGCCTAAGCGCCCTTTGTGATTTTGCACGTGAGTACACATGCTTGGTCTTTGAGGTCTCAGAATCCCGAGTGCGCTTCTTTGAGCATAGCCGGGTCTTCGAGAACTGCTCAGCTGCTGCCGCTCGGGACTTAGAACTGCCTGAAGAGCAGCTGCACGCACAGGCGGGGCAGTCCCTGAGGCTCTTCTGCAACACCAGTGTGCCCGCGGCACGAGTGGCCTGGGTTTCACCGAAAAATGAGCTGCTTGTCGCACCAGGCTCTCGGGATGGCAGTATTGCTGTGTTGGCTGATGGCAGCTTAGCCATAGGCAGGGTGCAAGAGCAGCACGCAGGCATCTTTGTATGCCTGGCAACTGGGCCCCGCCTGCACCACAACCAGACACTTGAGTACAATGTGAGTGTGCATAAGCCTCGGCTCGAGCCAGAGGCTTTCAACACTGGCTTCACCACACTGCTGGGCTGTATCGTGggcctggtgctggtggtgctctACTTGTTTGCACCACCCTGTCGCGGATGCTGCCACTGTTGTCGGCCGGCCTGCCGCAACCACTGCTGGCCACGAGCATCGAGTCCACTCCAGGAGCTGAGTGCACAGTCCTCAGTGCTCAGTACTACACCGCCAGATGCCCCCAGCCGCAAAGCCAGTGTCCACAAGCATGTGGTCTTCCTGGAGCCGGGCAAGAAAGGCCTCAATGGTCGTGTGCAGCTAGCAGTAGCTGAAGACTTTGATCTGTGCAGCCCCCTGGGCTTACAACTCAAGGCTGGCTCCGAGTCAGCCAGTTCCACAGGCTCAGAAGGTCTCGTGATGACCTAA
- the Mst1 gene encoding hepatocyte growth factor-like protein, with amino-acid sequence MEWLPLLLLLTQCSRALGQRSPLNDFQLLRGTELKNLLHTVVPGPWQEDVTDAEECARRCGSLLDCRAFHYNMSSHGCQLLPWTQHSPHTRLHHSNLCDLFQKKDYVRTCIMSNGVSYRGTVARTADGLPCQAWSRRFPNDHKYTPTLKNGLEGNFCRNPDGDPRGPWCYTTNHSVRFQSCGIKSCREAACIWCNGEDYRGEVDVTESGRECQRWDLQHPHTHPFQPERFLDKALKDNYCRNPDGSERPWCYTTDPNIKREFCDLPSCGPNLPPTTKGPKSHQRKKGKAVNCFRGKGEDYRGTTNTTSAGVPCQRWDAQSPHQHRFVPEKYACKDLRENFCRNPDGSEAPWCFTSRPGLRVAFCYQIPRCTEQVVPEDCYRGSGEQYRGSVSKTRKGVQCQHWSSETPHKPQYTPTSAPQAGLEANFCRNPDRDRHGPWCYTRDPATLFDYCALQRCDDDQPLSILDSPDQVQFEKCGRRIDKRNRLRVVGGHPGSSPWTVSLRNRQGQHFCGGSLVKEQWVLTARQCVWSCHEPLTGYEVWLGTINQKPQPGEANLQRLAVAKTVCGPTGSQLVLLKLERPVTLNHHVARICLPPEQYVVPPGTNCEIAGWGESKGNNTVLHVASMKVISNQECNVKHRGHVQDSEMCTEGLLVPTGACEGDYGGPLACYTHDCWVLQGLIIPNRVCARPRWPAIFTRVSVFVDWINKVMRLQ; translated from the exons ATGGAGTGGCTCCCACTTCTGCTGCTTCTGACACAGTGTTCACGGGCTCTTG GGCAGCGCTCACCACTGAATGACTTCCAGCTGCTCCGGGGCACAGAGTTAAAGAACTTGCTACATACGGTGGTGCCAGGGCCATGGCAAGAGGACGTGACAGATGCTGAGGAGTGTGCTAGGCGCTGTGGGTCCCTTCTGGACTGTCG CGCCTTCCACTACAACATGAGTAGCCACGGTTGCCAGTTGCTGCCGTGGACTCAGCACTCACCTCACACACGGCTGCACCATTCAAATCTGTGTGATCTCTTCCAGAAGAAAG ACTATGTGCGAACCTGCATTATGAGCAATGGAGTCAGCTACCGAGGCACTGTGGCCAGGACAGCTGACGGCCTGCCCTGCCAAGCCTGGAGCCGCAGGTTCCCCAATGACCACAa GTATACACCCACACTGAAGAATGGCCTGGAAGGGAACTTCTGTCGGAACCCTGACGGGGACCCCAGAGGTCCCTGGTGTTACACAACCAACCACAGCGTGCGTTTCCAGAGCTGCGGCATCAAATCCTGCAGGGAGG CTGCTTGTATTTGGTGCAACGGGGAGGATTACCGTGGCGAGGTAGATGTCACAGAGTCGGGACGCGAGTGTCAGCGTTGGGACCTGcagcaccctcacacacacccttTCCAGCCTGAAAG GTTCCTCGACAAAGCTCTGAAAGACAACTATTGCCGTAATCCGGATGGATCTGAGCGGCCCTGGTGCTACACCACAGACCCGAATATTAAGCGAGAATTCTGCGACCTTCCCAGTTGCG GGCCCAACCTGCCACCGACCACCAAAGGACCCAAGTCACACCAGCGCAAAAAGGGCAAGGCTGTTAACTGCTTCCGTGGGAAAGGCGAAGATTACCGAGGCACAACCAACACCACCTCTGCGGGTGTGCCCTGCCAGCGGTGGGACGCGCAGAGCCCCCACCAGCACCGCTTTGTGCCGGAGAAATACGCTTGCAA GGACCTTCGGGAGAATTTCTGCCGGAATCCTGATGGCTCCGAAGCTCCTTGGTGCTTCACATCTCGACCTGGTTTGCGCGTGGCCTTCTGCTATCAAATTCCACGCTGCACAGAGCAAGTGGTGCCAGAGG ACTGCTACCGCGGATCAGGCGAACAGTATCGCGGCTCGGTCAGCAAGACCCGCAAGGGCGTTCAGTGCCAGCACTGGTCCTCTGAGACACCACACAAGCCACA ATACACACCCACTTCAGCACCTCAGGCGGGACTGGAGGCAAACTTCTGCCGGAACCCAGATAGGGATCGCCATGGGCCCTGGTGCTACACTAGGGACCCGGCGACCCTATTTGACTACTGTGCTCTACAACGCTGTG ATGATGACCAGCCATTATCTATCCTGGACTCCCCAG ACCAGGTGCAGTTTGAAAAGtgtggcaggaggattgacaAGAGGAACAGGCTTCGTGTGGTGGGGGGCCATCCTGGGAGCTCACCATGGACGGTCAGCTTGCGTAACCG GCAGGGCCAGCATTTCTGTGGGGGCTCCCTAGTGAAGGAGCAGTGGGTACTGACCGCCCGGCAATGCGTCTGGTCATG CCACGAACCTCTCACAGGATATGAGGTATGGTTAGGTACCATCAACCAGAAGCCTCAGCCTGGAGAGGCTAACCTGCAGAGGCTTGCAGTGGCCAAGACAGTGTGCGGACCTACAGGCTCCCAGCTGGTGTTGCTCAAGCTGGAGAG ACCCGTGACCCTGAACCATCATGTGGCCCGCATTTGCCTGCCTCCTGAGCAGTATGTGGTACCTCCAGGGACCAATTGTGAGATCGCAGGCTGGGGTGAATCCAAAG GCAACAACACAGTCCTTCATGTGGCCTCAATGAAGGTCATCTCCAACCAGGAATGTAACGTGAAGCACCGAGGACACGTGCAGGACAGTGAGATGTGCACAGAGGGACTGCTAGTCCCCACAGGGGCTTGTGAG GGTGACTACGGGGGTCCACTTGCCTGCTATACCCACGACTGCTGGGTCCTACAGGGACTTATAATCCCAAACAGAGTGTGTGCACGGCCCCGCTGGCCAGCTATCTTCACACGCGTGTCTGTGTTTGTGGACTGGATCAACAAGGTCATGCGGCTGCAGTAG